The following coding sequences lie in one Prevotella sp. oral taxon 299 str. F0039 genomic window:
- the pyrB gene encoding aspartate carbamoyltransferase encodes MAKNDFVTIADLSRDEILHLIELASLFEKHPNRELLKGKIVATLFYEPSTRTRLSFETAANRLGGKVIGFSDAKASSVAKGETLKDTILMVSNYADIIVMRHFLEGAALYAAEVAPVPIVNAGDGSHMHPSQCLLDLYSIYKTQGTLDNLNIYLVGDLKYGRTVHSLITAMKHFNPTFHFIAPKELSMPNEYKLYCKKHNIKYFEHCKFDEDVIANADIIYMTRVQKERFSDLMEYEKVKNVYILKNDMLGKAKENMKILHPLPRVNEIEYAVDDNPHAYYIQQAQNGLYAREAIFAHVLGYSLEDIKNDTTILK; translated from the coding sequence ATGGCAAAGAATGATTTTGTTACAATTGCAGATTTATCAAGAGATGAAATTCTTCATCTCATAGAGTTGGCTTCTTTGTTCGAGAAACACCCTAACAGAGAGCTTTTGAAGGGAAAAATTGTTGCTACACTTTTCTATGAACCATCAACAAGAACACGCCTTAGTTTCGAAACAGCTGCCAACAGATTAGGCGGAAAGGTTATCGGTTTTTCTGATGCTAAAGCATCAAGTGTTGCCAAGGGAGAAACTCTTAAAGACACAATTCTTATGGTATCGAACTATGCCGATATCATTGTTATGCGCCACTTCCTAGAAGGTGCAGCACTATATGCAGCCGAAGTAGCTCCTGTTCCTATTGTAAATGCTGGCGATGGATCGCACATGCATCCCTCACAGTGCCTTCTCGATCTCTACTCTATTTACAAAACACAAGGCACTCTCGATAATCTCAACATATATTTAGTTGGAGATTTAAAATATGGAAGAACAGTTCACTCACTCATCACTGCGATGAAACATTTCAACCCAACTTTCCACTTCATAGCTCCTAAAGAGCTTTCAATGCCTAACGAGTATAAACTTTATTGCAAAAAACACAATATCAAGTATTTTGAGCACTGCAAATTCGACGAAGATGTCATTGCAAATGCCGACATCATCTATATGACACGAGTTCAGAAAGAACGTTTCTCTGATCTTATGGAATACGAAAAAGTGAAAAATGTATATATTCTTAAGAACGACATGCTTGGAAAAGCAAAAGAGAATATGAAGATTTTGCATCCGCTTCCACGTGTGAACGAAATTGAATATGCGGTAGACGACAACCCACATGCATATTACATTCAACAAGCTCAAAATGGTCTTTATGCCCGAGAGGCTATCTTTGCCCATGTTTTGGGATACTCTTTAGAAGATATTAAAAATGACACTACAATTCTTAAATAA
- the pyrI gene encoding aspartate carbamoyltransferase regulatory subunit, whose protein sequence is MIMKKERLVAAIENGTVIDHIPAEKTYQVVSLLGLEHTLSPVTIGYNYPSSRLGRKGIVKISNKFFTDEEINRLSVIAPKIILNSIHNFEVTQKRMVETPDVLRGIIKCNNPKCITNNEPMSTIFHTIGEDKQTLRCHYCDIEQNINEVELV, encoded by the coding sequence ATGATTATGAAAAAAGAACGACTTGTTGCCGCTATTGAAAACGGAACTGTTATCGACCATATTCCTGCCGAGAAAACTTACCAAGTGGTTAGTCTTCTAGGTCTAGAGCATACTCTCTCTCCTGTAACTATTGGCTATAACTACCCTTCGAGCAGACTAGGTAGAAAGGGAATCGTAAAGATTTCAAACAAATTCTTTACCGATGAAGAAATCAATCGTTTATCGGTTATTGCGCCAAAGATTATCCTTAACAGCATTCACAACTTTGAAGTTACTCAAAAAAGAATGGTTGAAACACCTGATGTTCTACGTGGAATAATCAAATGTAACAATCCTAAATGCATAACAAACAATGAACCTATGTCAACAATCTTTCATACTATTGGTGAGGATAAGCAAACATTGAGATGCCATTATTGTGATATTGAACAAAATATCAACGAGGTTGAGTTAGTTTAA
- a CDS encoding GNAT family acetyltransferase — protein MIRKAIDSDLLEIKKIVAKARDIMKSSGNVNQWVDGYPTREVLLADVRSGNAYLLLRENKAVAYFAMLDGPEITYNLIVEGCWLNDDSYGVLHRVASNGKAKGVFQEILLYASSHYDNIRIDTHHDNKIMQRLLQENGFVHCGVIFLTDGSPRLAYQRIKG, from the coding sequence ATGATAAGAAAAGCAATAGACAGCGATTTATTAGAAATTAAAAAGATTGTTGCTAAGGCTCGAGATATTATGAAGTCCTCGGGTAATGTTAATCAATGGGTAGATGGTTATCCAACTCGTGAGGTGTTATTAGCCGATGTCCGTAGTGGCAATGCTTATCTATTACTTCGAGAGAATAAAGCAGTTGCCTATTTTGCAATGCTAGATGGACCAGAAATAACATATAACTTAATTGTAGAAGGATGCTGGTTGAATGACGATTCCTATGGAGTTTTGCATCGAGTAGCATCTAATGGTAAGGCAAAAGGAGTGTTTCAAGAGATTCTTCTTTATGCTTCTAGTCATTATGATAATATAAGAATCGACACACATCACGATAATAAAATAATGCAAAGGTTGTTACAAGAAAATGGATTCGTACATTGTGGCGTTATTTTTCTAACAGATGGAAGTCCAAGATTAGCTTATCAGCGAATAAAAGGCTAA
- a CDS encoding OmpH family outer membrane protein translates to MKKKMLFGVMLLASAITLSMSSCDKSKTQEPQTPQTEKATPTDGMKIAYVEVDSIMTNYTFCKDYSLILQKKGQNIQNTLEAKQRQLQAAAANFQQKVQQNAYTQEQAQSIGAGLQKQQNDLQVLNQRLSNEFQVETEKYNKALRDSIQHFLAEYNKDKKYALILSKAGDNILYANEAYNITKDVIAGLNKAYKPSATMKKEEKK, encoded by the coding sequence ATGAAAAAGAAAATGCTTTTTGGTGTTATGTTGTTGGCTTCTGCTATAACATTATCAATGTCTTCATGTGATAAATCAAAAACACAAGAACCTCAAACTCCACAAACAGAGAAAGCAACACCTACAGATGGTATGAAGATTGCTTATGTAGAAGTGGATAGTATTATGACAAATTACACCTTTTGTAAAGACTATTCGTTGATTCTTCAAAAGAAAGGACAGAATATTCAGAATACTTTAGAGGCTAAGCAACGTCAACTTCAAGCTGCAGCAGCTAACTTCCAACAAAAGGTTCAACAAAATGCTTACACTCAAGAGCAGGCTCAATCTATTGGAGCAGGTTTGCAAAAGCAACAAAACGACTTGCAAGTTTTGAATCAACGTTTAAGCAATGAGTTCCAAGTTGAAACAGAAAAGTATAACAAAGCTTTGAGAGATAGTATTCAACACTTCCTTGCAGAGTATAACAAAGACAAAAAGTATGCTCTTATTTTGAGCAAAGCAGGCGACAATATCTTATATGCTAATGAAGCATACAACATTACAAAAGATGTGATTGCAGGTTTGAATAAAGCTTATAAACCTTCTGCCACAATGAAAAAAGAAGAAAAGAAATAA
- a CDS encoding transglycosylase domain-containing protein, which produces MRKAIVRILWALLIGIILITFVAFTAIWFGWIGYMPPLEDLQNPISRYATQVYSADGKVMGTWNLNRENRICVPYSNLSPYLVKALVATEDARFYEHSGIDFYALGRAIVKRGILGQENAGGGSTITQQLAKQLYSDVAHSSLERLLQKPIEWVIAVKLERNYTKEELIALYLNYFDFLHNSVGIKTASNTYFNKEPNELSVVEAATLIGLCKNPSLFNPVRYPERCLNRRNVVLSQMQKAGYLSKAEYYQLCDEKLQLDFHRVDHKDGIATYFREFLRKYMMARRPDLNDYPTWNRRQYVIDSIAWTNDPLYGWCNKNFKRNGKPYNIYTDGLRIITTIDSRMQKYAEEAVYAQVAKNLQPAFNRANKSKHNAPFSDNLTAQQVREIMHRAMVQSERYRVLKAKGLSEDEIKQSFRTKVDMTLFSYHGDIDTIMTPMDSIRYVKSFLRTGFMSMDGLTGHVKAYVGGMNYNHFMYDMVMGGRRQMGSTIKPFLYALAMENGFSPCDKVRNVQQTYMVAGKPWTPRNGSKSRYGQLVTLKWGLAQSNNWISAYLMSKLNPNQFVDILHSFGIDNPDIHPSMSLALGPCEASVAEMVSAYTAFVNNGIHISPLFVTRIEDNQGNVIARFQPRMNEVINAESANKMLVLLQAVVNEGTAGRLRYKFGLKNEIGGKTGTTNKNSDAWFIGFTPQLVSGCWVGGDDRDIHFDSTSMGQGATMALPIWAYFMKKVYADKALGYDINATFELPANFDPCYNSEQGYDEFGIDEVYE; this is translated from the coding sequence ATGCGAAAAGCAATTGTACGTATATTGTGGGCATTATTAATAGGAATAATTCTTATTACATTTGTTGCTTTTACAGCTATTTGGTTTGGCTGGATAGGTTATATGCCTCCTCTAGAAGATTTACAAAATCCAATAAGTAGATATGCAACTCAGGTTTATTCAGCAGATGGAAAGGTTATGGGAACGTGGAACCTCAATAGAGAGAATCGTATCTGTGTGCCTTATTCTAATTTGTCTCCATATCTTGTAAAAGCATTAGTTGCAACCGAAGATGCTCGTTTTTATGAGCATTCGGGTATTGATTTCTATGCTCTAGGGAGAGCAATAGTGAAAAGAGGAATATTAGGACAAGAGAATGCTGGTGGAGGTTCAACTATAACTCAGCAGTTAGCAAAACAATTGTATAGCGATGTTGCCCATAGTAGCTTAGAACGTTTGTTGCAAAAACCTATAGAATGGGTTATAGCAGTGAAGTTGGAACGTAATTATACCAAAGAGGAACTTATTGCATTGTATTTAAATTACTTTGATTTTTTGCATAACTCAGTAGGTATAAAAACTGCTTCTAATACCTATTTCAATAAAGAACCCAATGAATTATCTGTGGTTGAGGCAGCTACCTTGATTGGATTATGTAAAAATCCATCTCTCTTTAATCCTGTAAGATATCCAGAAAGATGTTTAAATAGACGCAATGTTGTGTTGTCTCAGATGCAAAAAGCTGGTTATTTATCAAAAGCAGAGTATTATCAATTGTGTGACGAGAAACTGCAACTTGATTTTCATCGAGTAGATCACAAAGATGGTATTGCAACTTATTTTAGAGAGTTCTTGAGAAAATATATGATGGCTCGACGTCCTGATTTGAATGATTATCCAACATGGAACAGACGTCAATATGTTATAGATTCAATTGCTTGGACAAACGATCCCTTGTATGGATGGTGCAATAAGAACTTTAAACGCAATGGAAAGCCATATAATATATATACAGATGGCTTGCGAATTATAACCACCATAGACAGTCGAATGCAGAAATATGCAGAGGAAGCTGTATATGCGCAAGTAGCAAAGAATTTGCAGCCTGCATTTAATCGTGCTAATAAATCAAAGCACAATGCTCCTTTTTCTGATAATCTTACAGCTCAACAGGTGAGAGAAATTATGCATAGAGCTATGGTTCAGAGTGAAAGATATCGAGTCTTGAAAGCTAAAGGATTATCAGAAGACGAGATAAAGCAATCGTTTAGAACCAAAGTGGATATGACTTTATTTTCTTATCATGGTGACATCGACACCATAATGACACCTATGGACTCTATTCGTTATGTCAAGTCATTTTTAAGAACAGGCTTTATGAGCATGGATGGACTAACAGGTCATGTGAAAGCTTACGTGGGTGGAATGAATTATAACCACTTTATGTATGATATGGTAATGGGAGGTCGGCGTCAGATGGGTTCAACCATCAAACCTTTCTTGTATGCTTTAGCAATGGAGAATGGCTTTAGTCCTTGTGATAAAGTAAGGAATGTGCAACAGACTTACATGGTGGCAGGTAAACCATGGACACCTAGGAATGGTAGTAAAAGTCGTTATGGACAGCTTGTTACCTTAAAGTGGGGACTAGCACAGAGTAATAACTGGATATCGGCTTACTTGATGAGTAAACTCAATCCCAATCAGTTTGTAGATATTCTTCATAGTTTTGGTATTGATAATCCAGATATTCATCCTTCAATGTCCTTAGCTTTAGGTCCCTGTGAAGCCTCTGTTGCAGAAATGGTAAGTGCTTATACAGCATTCGTTAATAACGGAATTCACATATCTCCACTTTTCGTAACACGTATAGAAGATAATCAAGGAAACGTTATAGCACGTTTCCAACCTCGTATGAATGAGGTGATTAATGCTGAAAGTGCTAATAAAATGCTTGTACTTTTACAAGCGGTTGTAAATGAAGGAACTGCTGGACGTTTGCGTTATAAATTCGGATTGAAGAACGAAATCGGTGGAAAAACTGGTACAACAAATAAAAATTCAGATGCGTGGTTCATTGGGTTTACACCTCAATTGGTGAGTGGTTGTTGGGTAGGAGGAGATGATAGAGATATTCATTTCGATTCAACTTCAATGGGACAAGGCGCAACTATGGCTCTACCTATATGGGCTTATTTTATGAAGAAGGTGTATGCTGATAAAGCATTAGGCTATGATATTAATGCAACCTTTGAACTTCCAGCTAATTTTGACCCATGTTATAATAGCGAACAGGGTTATGATGAGTTTGGAATAGACGAGGTGTACGAATAG
- a CDS encoding nucleotide exchange factor GrpE produces the protein MSNTEQNTEKEILNGESLNNEETTNTAEPQDVCNDTTSEEESVETVETLKAELEILKDKYLRAVAEFDNYKKRTLKEKTELILNGSEKTVTMFLPIIDDMERAITNAGKSTDIAAVEEGWELIYNKFIKQLDSIGVKKIETNDADFDVDYHEAVAMVPGMGDDKKGKVIDCVQTGYTLNDKVIRHAKVAVGQ, from the coding sequence ATGAGTAATACAGAACAAAATACAGAAAAAGAAATTCTGAATGGAGAGTCTTTAAATAATGAAGAGACTACGAATACAGCAGAACCACAAGATGTATGTAACGATACTACTTCTGAAGAAGAATCTGTTGAAACAGTAGAAACATTGAAAGCAGAACTCGAAATACTTAAAGATAAATACTTAAGAGCTGTTGCTGAGTTCGATAATTATAAGAAACGTACTCTAAAAGAGAAGACAGAACTTATCTTAAACGGCAGCGAGAAAACCGTAACAATGTTCCTTCCAATTATTGATGATATGGAAAGAGCAATTACAAATGCGGGGAAGTCTACTGATATAGCTGCGGTAGAAGAAGGCTGGGAACTTATTTATAACAAGTTTATTAAGCAGTTAGATAGTATTGGAGTGAAGAAAATTGAAACCAATGATGCAGATTTTGATGTAGATTATCATGAAGCTGTAGCAATGGTTCCAGGTATGGGAGATGATAAAAAAGGGAAAGTTATCGACTGTGTTCAAACAGGTTATACCTTGAACGATAAGGTTATTCGTCATGCCAAAGTGGCGGTTGGCCAATAA
- a CDS encoding ABC-F family ATP-binding cassette domain-containing protein: MITVTNLTIQFGKRVLYKDVNLKFTNGNIYGIIGANGAGKSTLLKAISGELEPNKGTVELGPGERMSILDQDHFKFDEYRVIDTVLMGHQPLWENMKEREALYSKLEMTEEDGNRAADLEDKFASMDGWNAESDAAQMLSNVGIKEELHTKLMSELSNNEKVRVMLAKALFGNPDNLLLDEPTNDLDLDTVTWLEEYLGNIEQTVLVVSHDRHFLDSVSTQTVDIDFGKVTMFAGNYSFWYESSQLALRQAQNQKQKADEKRKELEEFIRRFSANVAKSKQTTSRKKMLEKLTVDEIRPSSRKYPGIIFQMEREPGNQILEVEGLKAVDTDGTVLFEDVNFNIEKGEKVVFLSHNPKAMTALFEIINGNRPADAGTYKWGVTITTAYLPLDNTEFFDSDKNLVEWLSQFGPGNEVQMKGFLGRMLFSGEEVLKKVNVLSGGEKMRCMIARMQLKNANCLILDTPTNHLDLESIQAFNNNLIGFNGNILFSSHDHEFINTVANRIIELTPKGTIDKLSTYDDYIYDEQLKEQRASMYL; the protein is encoded by the coding sequence ATGATAACAGTAACAAATCTCACTATTCAATTTGGAAAGAGAGTTCTTTATAAAGATGTGAATCTAAAATTCACAAATGGAAATATCTATGGAATCATTGGAGCCAATGGTGCTGGCAAGTCAACTCTATTGAAAGCCATCAGCGGAGAATTGGAACCAAACAAGGGAACCGTAGAACTTGGACCTGGGGAGCGTATGTCTATTCTTGATCAGGACCACTTTAAATTTGATGAATATCGTGTTATTGATACCGTTTTGATGGGTCATCAACCCTTATGGGAGAACATGAAAGAACGTGAAGCACTTTATTCTAAGCTTGAAATGACCGAAGAAGATGGTAATAGAGCAGCTGATTTAGAAGATAAGTTTGCTTCAATGGATGGCTGGAACGCTGAGAGTGATGCTGCACAAATGCTTTCTAATGTTGGAATTAAAGAGGAGTTACACACAAAACTTATGAGTGAGCTCTCTAATAACGAGAAAGTACGTGTTATGTTGGCAAAGGCTTTATTCGGAAATCCAGACAATTTGTTGCTCGATGAGCCAACCAATGACCTTGACCTCGACACTGTTACTTGGTTAGAAGAGTACTTAGGCAACATAGAACAAACCGTATTGGTGGTAAGTCACGACCGCCACTTCCTCGATTCTGTATCAACTCAAACCGTAGACATCGACTTTGGTAAGGTAACTATGTTTGCAGGTAACTATAGTTTCTGGTATGAAAGCTCACAATTAGCACTTCGTCAGGCTCAGAACCAAAAGCAAAAGGCTGATGAAAAGCGTAAAGAACTAGAAGAATTCATTCGCCGTTTCTCTGCAAACGTGGCTAAGAGTAAGCAAACAACAAGTAGAAAGAAAATGTTAGAGAAGCTTACTGTTGATGAAATTCGTCCTTCTAGCCGTAAATACCCAGGAATTATCTTCCAAATGGAGCGTGAACCAGGAAATCAAATTCTTGAAGTTGAAGGTCTAAAGGCTGTAGATACTGATGGAACCGTACTTTTCGAAGATGTAAATTTCAATATCGAAAAGGGCGAAAAGGTTGTTTTCTTGAGCCATAACCCAAAGGCAATGACTGCTTTATTCGAGATAATCAATGGAAATAGACCAGCAGATGCAGGTACATATAAGTGGGGTGTAACTATCACTACAGCTTATTTACCACTTGATAACACTGAATTCTTCGATTCTGATAAGAACTTAGTAGAGTGGTTAAGTCAGTTTGGACCAGGTAATGAGGTGCAGATGAAGGGATTCTTAGGTAGAATGTTATTCTCAGGAGAAGAAGTATTGAAGAAAGTAAACGTTCTCTCAGGAGGAGAGAAAATGCGTTGTATGATTGCAAGAATGCAGCTTAAGAATGCAAACTGCTTGATACTCGATACTCCAACCAACCACCTTGACCTAGAAAGTATCCAAGCTTTCAATAATAACTTAATCGGATTTAATGGTAATATCTTGTTCTCAAGTCACGACCACGAATTCATTAACACTGTAGCAAATCGTATTATAGAGTTAACTCCTAAGGGAACTATCGATAAACTCTCAACTTATGACGATTATATTTACGATGAACAACTTAAAGAACAACGTGCTTCGATGTATCTTTAA
- a CDS encoding WYL domain-containing protein, which translates to MDRRFSFYLWLLYALKHKSLTLNEIKERWSNSSRNIDDKELTDRTFHRYRDNIATELGIFIGCNQSAGNVYYIEHTYQDNPKMKDWLLNSFKLSMLGQRLQNRNVVMLEDAPQDTAFLDDVLDAIDHKKYIKIEYQNPYGVRRIYTLIPLFVRLFKHRWYIIGQDKENSKICILAINRILSSEILDEFVSEELNAIVPEEFFKDSYGIIKLDNCKAEKIRLRVFWPQYHFLEERPLHHSQKMVKDSGDGEYREYEIRVQPTFDLKQELLSNGRGLVVLSPEWFRKEMIATLQDMVSGYTTGKDYSGEGLGYDAEPE; encoded by the coding sequence ATGGACAGGCGTTTTAGTTTTTATCTATGGTTGCTTTATGCTCTGAAACATAAAAGCTTAACCTTAAATGAAATCAAAGAAAGGTGGTCTAATTCTTCACGAAACATAGATGATAAGGAACTCACAGACAGAACTTTTCACAGATATCGTGATAATATTGCAACAGAGTTGGGAATCTTTATTGGCTGTAATCAGTCTGCAGGTAATGTGTACTATATAGAGCATACATACCAAGACAATCCAAAGATGAAAGATTGGCTACTCAATTCTTTTAAGTTGTCGATGTTAGGACAACGATTACAGAATCGTAATGTTGTTATGTTAGAGGATGCTCCACAAGATACTGCCTTCTTAGATGATGTGTTAGATGCAATTGATCATAAGAAATATATTAAAATAGAGTATCAGAATCCTTATGGAGTAAGGAGAATATATACCCTTATCCCTTTGTTTGTTCGACTATTTAAACATCGATGGTATATCATTGGACAAGACAAAGAGAACAGTAAAATTTGTATTTTAGCAATAAATAGAATTCTTTCTTCAGAAATCTTAGATGAATTTGTTTCGGAAGAACTTAATGCAATTGTTCCAGAAGAATTCTTTAAAGATAGCTATGGTATTATTAAGTTGGATAATTGTAAAGCAGAAAAGATTAGATTAAGAGTTTTTTGGCCACAATATCATTTCTTAGAAGAGCGTCCATTGCATCATTCTCAGAAGATGGTTAAGGATTCAGGAGACGGTGAATATCGAGAATATGAAATCAGGGTGCAACCTACTTTCGATTTAAAACAAGAGCTTTTGAGTAATGGGCGAGGATTAGTTGTTCTTTCTCCAGAATGGTTTCGAAAGGAAATGATAGCAACATTACAAGATATGGTGAGTGGATACACCACAGGAAAAGATTATAGTGGGGAAGGTTTAGGGTATGATGCAGAACCAGAATAA
- the dnaJ gene encoding molecular chaperone DnaJ produces MAKRDYYEVLGVEKGASADEIKKAYRKLAIKYHPDRNPDNPEAEEKFKEAAEAYDVLHDEQKRKQYDQFGFNAPGGGFGGGFGSGQGFSMDDIFSMFGDVFGGHSGFGGFEGFGGFSSRGSQRPQYKGADLRLKVSLSLQEVSEGVTKKFKVKKDVVCDHCHGHGTESGKRPDTCPTCNGSGVVMKTTRTMFGMMQTQVECAQCHGEGVVIKDKCHKCHGMGVVKGEEVIEIKIPKGVAEGMVVNVPGKGNAGPRNGVAGNIQVYIAEEQNNTFVRDGQDIIYNLLLTFPMAALGGEIEIPTIENTKVKIKIEPGTQPGKTLRLRGKGLPAVQGYGNDIGDLVVNISVYVPKTLTKEEKKAISSFEESDNFKGDNETKKSIFERFKNYFS; encoded by the coding sequence GTGGCAAAAAGAGATTACTACGAAGTTCTTGGTGTAGAGAAAGGTGCTTCGGCTGATGAAATAAAGAAAGCATATAGAAAATTAGCAATAAAATACCATCCCGATAGAAATCCCGACAATCCTGAAGCAGAAGAAAAGTTTAAAGAAGCTGCTGAGGCTTACGATGTATTGCATGACGAACAGAAAAGAAAACAATACGATCAGTTTGGCTTTAATGCTCCAGGAGGTGGCTTTGGAGGAGGTTTTGGTAGTGGACAAGGCTTTTCCATGGACGATATTTTCTCTATGTTTGGTGATGTCTTCGGAGGTCATTCGGGCTTTGGAGGCTTTGAAGGCTTTGGTGGTTTTAGTTCAAGAGGTTCACAACGTCCACAATATAAAGGTGCAGATTTGCGATTAAAGGTGAGTCTTTCATTACAAGAAGTTTCAGAAGGAGTAACCAAGAAGTTTAAAGTGAAGAAAGATGTCGTTTGTGATCATTGTCATGGACATGGAACAGAGAGTGGTAAAAGACCAGATACATGTCCAACTTGTAATGGTAGTGGAGTAGTTATGAAAACTACTCGTACCATGTTTGGTATGATGCAAACCCAAGTAGAGTGTGCACAATGTCACGGAGAAGGTGTTGTTATCAAAGATAAATGTCACAAATGCCATGGAATGGGCGTTGTAAAAGGCGAAGAAGTGATTGAAATCAAGATTCCAAAGGGTGTGGCAGAAGGCATGGTTGTTAATGTTCCAGGAAAAGGAAACGCTGGTCCTAGAAACGGAGTAGCAGGAAACATTCAAGTATATATCGCCGAAGAACAGAATAATACTTTTGTGCGTGACGGGCAAGACATCATATATAATCTTCTACTCACATTCCCAATGGCTGCTCTTGGTGGCGAAATAGAAATTCCTACTATTGAGAATACAAAGGTAAAGATTAAGATAGAGCCAGGAACTCAGCCAGGAAAGACTCTTCGTTTGCGTGGAAAAGGTTTGCCTGCAGTGCAAGGTTATGGCAACGATATTGGTGACTTAGTGGTAAATATAAGTGTTTACGTTCCTAAGACACTCACAAAAGAAGAGAAAAAAGCTATTTCCTCGTTTGAAGAAAGCGACAATTTTAAAGGTGATAATGAAACTAAAAAGTCAATTTTTGAACGCTTTAAAAACTATTTTAGTTAA
- a CDS encoding aminoacyl-histidine dipeptidase, translated as MDKTNLTPARVFEQFAKINEIPRPSKHEEKIIAYLKEFGESRGLETLVDECGNVLIRKPGTKGHENRKTVVLQSHTDMVCDKLVDVEFDFMNDPIQTYIDGKWLTAKGTTLGADDGIGVAIELAILDSDDIEHGPIECLFTKDEETGLTGAENLQPGFLKGDMLINLDSEDEGQIFVSCAGGVTSYAKFDFNREEAPQGWAFIKASVKGLTGGHSGDDINKKRANAIKLLSRYLYTINQEYGLRLASFQSGKMHNAIPRDGQIIFAVKAEDKEAVKTAWNKFFEDVKEEFHVTDTNIVNNIEDTTATQVIEKAVADKIILALQAVDNGIYTMCQDETLAWLVETSSNIASVATDEKEMNIVASQRSNVSSNLKNMANTVRATFQLAGATVTGGDGYPAWKMNPNSLLTKIAVDSYKKLFNKEPKVLGIHAGLECGLFSEKYPNLDMVSFGPTLRYVHTPEERLLIPTVQMVWDHLLDILKNIPE; from the coding sequence ATGGATAAAACAAACTTAACTCCTGCTCGTGTTTTTGAGCAGTTTGCAAAGATTAATGAAATTCCTCGTCCATCAAAACACGAAGAGAAGATTATTGCTTACCTAAAAGAATTTGGTGAAAGCCGTGGTTTAGAAACACTAGTTGACGAATGCGGAAACGTACTTATTAGAAAACCAGGAACAAAGGGTCACGAGAATAGAAAGACTGTTGTACTTCAAAGTCACACCGACATGGTTTGCGATAAACTTGTTGATGTGGAGTTTGACTTTATGAATGATCCTATTCAAACATATATCGATGGTAAATGGCTCACTGCAAAAGGGACTACATTGGGTGCAGACGATGGTATTGGAGTGGCTATTGAGCTTGCAATTCTTGATAGTGACGATATCGAACATGGCCCTATTGAATGTCTATTTACAAAGGACGAAGAAACTGGTTTAACTGGTGCAGAGAATCTTCAACCTGGCTTCTTAAAGGGAGATATGCTTATTAACCTTGACTCTGAAGATGAAGGTCAAATCTTTGTATCATGTGCTGGTGGCGTAACTAGCTATGCGAAATTTGACTTTAATCGTGAAGAAGCTCCACAAGGTTGGGCATTTATCAAAGCATCTGTGAAAGGTTTAACAGGTGGCCACTCTGGAGATGACATCAACAAGAAACGTGCTAATGCTATAAAATTGCTTTCTCGTTACTTGTATACTATCAATCAAGAATATGGTTTGCGTCTTGCTAGCTTCCAATCAGGTAAAATGCACAATGCTATTCCAAGAGATGGACAAATTATATTCGCTGTAAAAGCAGAAGATAAAGAGGCAGTTAAAACTGCATGGAATAAGTTCTTCGAAGATGTTAAGGAAGAATTCCACGTTACAGATACTAACATTGTAAATAACATTGAAGACACAACTGCTACACAAGTTATTGAAAAAGCCGTTGCCGACAAGATTATCTTGGCTCTACAAGCTGTAGATAATGGTATTTACACAATGTGTCAAGACGAAACTCTTGCATGGTTAGTTGAAACTTCAAGTAACATTGCAAGCGTTGCAACAGACGAAAAGGAAATGAACATCGTGGCTAGCCAACGTTCTAACGTTTCAAGTAACCTTAAAAACATGGCTAACACTGTTAGAGCTACATTCCAACTAGCTGGCGCAACCGTAACAGGTGGTGACGGATATCCTGCTTGGAAGATGAATCCAAATAGCCTTTTAACTAAGATCGCTGTAGATTCTTATAAGAAACTATTTAACAAAGAACCTAAGGTACTTGGTATTCACGCTGGACTTGAATGTGGATTATTCTCTGAAAAGTATCCAAATCTAGATATGGTTTCATTCGGTCCAACTCTAAGATATGTCCACACACCAGAAGAACGCTTGTTAATTCCAACTGTTCAAATGGTTTGGGATCATCTATTAGACATTCTAAAAAATATTCCTGAATAA